A single Crateriforma conspicua DNA region contains:
- a CDS encoding type II secretion system protein GspD gives MDGNADSHSFDAKDAGNSRRFAAVLRVVGRDGVSDAQRLCGANNVQRHTTGFTESTGRFSAAAWSFALSAFCLVVCFTPLTKVSGDGLTPLGLRPLTAVPIAPGETPLDSRGRPMVWRPQAKVIRSGDPVSIASAQQDSSPATTFTSSGTSGQANNVPSLGPTQPPGTSATSTTMRPTSVAEALDRRGTVTFRETPLQEVVFLLSDLWQINIVAGESVTGSVSGTFHETPLREVLSAILSASGYGYKQTGNSLIVLPVDQVGTDDPEFVSRTLQIPPSDDPAAVVDAARMLLSERGQMLEVGRQRVLVRDYPDRISQVENLFGNLSPTTPQQAGTSPEPTPSASSTTATADVLGTDSNDEIRIFALQYVEAEQMQESLASILGTDVTVAVYVDENRILVRGNSRSVDLARRAIEQLDRPRPQVRITALIYDVGMSEREALGINWSGGRNLGSATRLSALSDLVTPIEDAAATAVDTTTGAVATTTETVLTKSSSFLFGTSGSKLNVEGLIVALDQTEEAKLLANPSITVGDRRQAEIKIVERLPVQTAQQSVGGAVADIEFEDAGITLTVQPRIADDGTIELNVAPEFSTKVGELNGNPIIDSRNASTVVRVANGETFVLGGLRRRRVVESQAGVPYLKDMKFFGKLFRSHDTEIQESELIVFIRPEMITPNHVGLPREQHAARVTDCLLDSVPYATQCPLTPDCRDPNCPNHYPRPRVNGGSRELEMIGGYGSTMNPMMHGSPTIISERVISESSVPESTVQSPTTWHPSESPDAIPGEMPMDMESASEPMLFEPVIVKEPRR, from the coding sequence ATGGATGGCAACGCCGATTCGCATTCTTTCGACGCCAAGGACGCAGGCAACAGCCGACGGTTCGCTGCCGTGCTGCGCGTCGTCGGGCGTGACGGCGTTTCTGATGCCCAGCGCCTTTGCGGGGCCAACAACGTTCAACGGCACACGACCGGTTTCACTGAATCCACCGGGCGCTTTTCCGCCGCCGCGTGGAGCTTTGCGCTTTCGGCCTTTTGTCTTGTCGTTTGTTTCACTCCACTGACAAAGGTCAGCGGCGACGGATTGACACCCCTGGGACTTCGGCCGCTGACCGCGGTTCCGATCGCGCCCGGTGAAACGCCACTGGATTCTCGCGGACGCCCCATGGTTTGGCGTCCGCAAGCCAAAGTCATCCGTTCTGGCGATCCGGTTTCGATCGCATCGGCACAACAAGATTCATCGCCCGCAACAACATTCACCTCCTCGGGCACGTCCGGCCAAGCGAACAACGTCCCATCGCTTGGACCAACGCAGCCACCGGGAACCTCGGCCACGTCAACGACAATGCGTCCGACCAGCGTTGCCGAAGCACTGGACCGGCGGGGGACCGTGACGTTTCGCGAAACTCCGCTGCAAGAAGTTGTCTTTTTGCTAAGCGACCTTTGGCAAATCAATATCGTCGCCGGTGAATCCGTGACGGGAAGCGTCAGCGGGACATTTCATGAAACCCCGTTACGGGAAGTTCTTTCGGCCATCTTGTCGGCTTCCGGCTACGGTTACAAGCAAACGGGCAACAGTCTGATCGTATTGCCGGTGGACCAAGTCGGAACGGACGATCCCGAGTTCGTGTCGCGCACCTTGCAAATCCCGCCGTCGGATGACCCCGCCGCGGTCGTCGATGCGGCGCGGATGCTGTTGTCCGAACGCGGCCAGATGCTGGAAGTCGGACGGCAGCGTGTGTTGGTCAGAGATTATCCGGACCGGATCAGCCAGGTCGAAAACCTTTTCGGGAACTTATCGCCAACGACGCCTCAGCAGGCTGGAACGTCACCTGAACCGACGCCGTCGGCATCATCAACGACGGCGACGGCAGACGTTTTGGGTACCGATTCCAACGATGAAATCCGCATCTTTGCCTTGCAGTACGTCGAAGCCGAACAGATGCAGGAATCACTGGCATCAATCCTGGGCACCGACGTGACCGTCGCGGTGTACGTGGATGAAAACCGCATACTGGTTCGCGGCAATTCACGCAGCGTCGATCTTGCCCGCCGAGCGATCGAACAACTGGACCGACCGCGACCACAAGTCCGCATCACTGCGTTGATCTACGACGTCGGGATGAGCGAACGCGAAGCCCTGGGTATCAACTGGTCGGGCGGTCGCAATCTGGGATCAGCGACCCGATTGAGCGCTTTGTCGGATCTGGTCACCCCGATCGAAGACGCCGCGGCCACCGCGGTTGACACGACCACCGGCGCGGTAGCAACGACCACCGAAACGGTGCTGACGAAGTCCAGTAGTTTCCTTTTCGGAACGTCGGGATCGAAACTAAACGTCGAAGGCCTGATCGTCGCGTTGGATCAAACCGAAGAAGCCAAGTTGCTGGCCAATCCCAGCATCACCGTCGGCGACCGCCGTCAAGCGGAAATCAAAATCGTCGAAAGGTTGCCCGTCCAAACCGCGCAACAAAGCGTCGGTGGTGCGGTGGCGGATATCGAATTCGAGGACGCCGGTATCACATTGACCGTCCAACCGCGTATCGCGGACGACGGAACCATCGAACTGAATGTTGCACCGGAGTTCAGCACGAAAGTCGGCGAATTGAATGGCAATCCGATCATTGACAGCCGAAACGCGTCAACGGTCGTGCGGGTTGCCAACGGCGAGACCTTTGTCCTGGGTGGCCTGCGCAGACGACGCGTTGTGGAATCGCAAGCAGGCGTTCCCTACCTGAAAGACATGAAGTTTTTCGGAAAGTTGTTTCGCAGCCACGACACGGAGATCCAGGAAAGCGAATTGATCGTTTTCATTCGCCCGGAAATGATCACTCCCAACCATGTCGGGTTGCCCCGGGAACAGCATGCTGCCCGGGTGACCGATTGCCTGTTGGACAGTGTCCCCTACGCCACGCAATGCCCGCTGACACCGGACTGTCGCGATCCGAATTGTCCCAACCACTATCCGCGCCCACGCGTCAATGGTGGTTCACGTGAATTGGAAATGATCGGCGGCTACGGTTCGACGATGAACCCGATGATGCACGGCAGCCCCACCATCATCAGCGAAAGGGTCATCTCCGAATCATCCGTACCGGAATCTACGGTCCAGTCCCCGACGACTTGGCATCCTTCGGAATCACCCGACGCCATACCGGGCGAAATGCCAATGGACATGGAAAGTGCGTCCGAACCGATGCTGTTTGAACCCGTGATCGTGAAGGAACCCCGCCGATGA
- the secA gene encoding preprotein translocase subunit SecA — protein MSILERIWDALGLLFGGLFGSFDRLFTSVFGSANARQVAKLQQRADRITEMEPKYQAMSDEELREQTALFRKRLRDGETLDDILEEAFAVCREGSRRHLGMRHYDVQLIGGMVLHGGAIAEMVTGEGKTLVATLPAYLNALEGKGVHVVTVNDYLARRDMEWMAPLYMNLGLTVNAIQSGMSIAEKQAAYMCDITYGTNNEFGFDYLRDNMRPAAKGDDRYPPEAQQCQGPLNYAIIDEVDNILIDEARTPLIISGPADLDLGRYSEADRVARQLTKETHFTVDEKQHNVTLTDDGVRKAEELAGVESFYTAGNMEWPHLIDNALKAHFLYKRDVNYVIKDRQIVIVDEFTGRLMEGRQWSDGLHQAVEAKEGVPIKQETQTFATASLQNIFKMYKKLSGMTGTAMTEADEFWKIYKLDVVAIPTNRGLQRIEHPDLIYLTEKDKFAALADEVERTNKWDVLTIKDGTELWGQIQDENDETIQIVLKNEKQAESVPRSKVTKVERHGRPVLIGTVSIEKSERLSQLLERRGIQHDVLNAKNHGREAEIVSQAGRLGAVTIATNMAGRGTDIILGGNPETMAWAQLQHKYATRLDVPDDEWNALVKEIDQRENMSVEGQQVREIGGLYVLGTERHESRRIDLQLRGRCGRQGDPGSSRFFLSLEDDLMRIFAGDFVKSMMERLGMKEGEAIESSLVTRRIAAAQKKVEERNFEIRKSLLDYDEVMDEQRKRVYRYRQNLLDGHSSRQMVLELIHGQIDKFVETFLDPDYGVESFAAFAGAQLKCQLDPREFRNMDFDMADSYAKDQAERASEVTVNEAVEENLPEGMEDEWNWKALTHWANTRLEANYQDHQLKRMDRDDMIDEFIEKAHALVEKTDLSEGQPLLDADFGLRTLCAWMRHKFGIEVTPEEFREVEDRRQVAAALMKRAEDAYAEKEAEYPVLTGISRFTQKQGAQVSLDREGLVDWVRGRFKVELPVDDVKLNRDDLKAQLVQYSRDAIGDVESQQSAAQQRLKDLFSNADDSTTAAVAAGGNGTLSTMAKWLEEDLNHHTPSEDLARMTRKEMELTVSGALDDRFHPEMRRMERHILLNIVDEAWKNHLLTMDHLRSSVGLKGYAQMDPKVEYKREGMRLFDAMWENIGERVTDLIFRMESFNEDFIRSTWVDARTAKESAPAPQSQAQEVAQQSNESGGGEDSKAEPIRRQGPRIGRNDPCPCGSGKKYKSCCMRKTVE, from the coding sequence ATGTCAATTTTGGAAAGAATTTGGGACGCCCTCGGGCTCCTTTTCGGCGGTCTGTTCGGATCGTTCGATCGCCTGTTCACTTCCGTTTTCGGATCGGCCAACGCCCGTCAGGTCGCCAAGCTGCAACAGCGTGCCGATCGGATCACGGAAATGGAGCCCAAGTATCAGGCAATGTCCGATGAGGAATTGCGTGAACAGACGGCTTTGTTTCGCAAGCGGCTGCGCGACGGTGAAACGCTGGATGACATCTTGGAAGAAGCTTTCGCGGTATGTCGCGAAGGCAGCCGTCGCCATTTGGGCATGCGCCACTACGACGTTCAGCTGATCGGCGGCATGGTCCTTCACGGCGGCGCCATCGCCGAAATGGTTACCGGTGAAGGGAAAACTTTGGTCGCGACCTTGCCGGCGTATTTGAACGCCTTGGAAGGCAAAGGCGTTCACGTCGTGACGGTCAACGATTACTTGGCCCGCCGTGACATGGAATGGATGGCCCCGCTGTACATGAATCTGGGCCTGACGGTGAACGCCATTCAATCGGGCATGTCGATCGCCGAAAAACAGGCGGCCTACATGTGCGACATCACCTATGGGACCAACAACGAATTCGGCTTCGATTATCTGCGGGACAACATGCGTCCGGCGGCCAAGGGTGACGACCGTTACCCACCCGAAGCCCAGCAGTGCCAAGGGCCGCTGAACTACGCCATCATCGACGAAGTCGACAATATTTTGATCGACGAAGCGCGGACTCCGTTGATCATCAGTGGGCCTGCCGACCTGGACCTTGGACGATACAGCGAAGCGGATCGCGTCGCGAGACAGCTGACCAAGGAAACGCATTTCACGGTTGATGAAAAGCAACACAACGTGACGCTGACCGATGACGGCGTCCGCAAGGCCGAAGAATTGGCCGGCGTGGAAAGCTTTTACACCGCGGGCAACATGGAATGGCCGCACTTGATCGACAACGCGCTGAAGGCTCATTTCCTTTACAAGCGTGATGTCAATTATGTGATCAAAGATCGCCAAATCGTCATTGTTGATGAATTCACCGGACGCTTGATGGAAGGTCGACAGTGGAGCGACGGGCTTCACCAAGCGGTTGAAGCGAAGGAAGGCGTGCCGATCAAACAGGAAACTCAGACCTTCGCGACCGCTTCGCTTCAAAACATCTTCAAGATGTACAAAAAGCTGTCCGGGATGACCGGGACGGCCATGACCGAAGCCGATGAGTTTTGGAAGATCTACAAGCTGGACGTGGTGGCGATCCCGACCAACCGTGGATTGCAGCGGATCGAACACCCCGACTTGATCTATCTGACCGAAAAAGACAAGTTCGCCGCCTTGGCCGATGAAGTCGAACGCACCAACAAGTGGGACGTGTTGACCATCAAAGACGGCACCGAACTTTGGGGTCAGATCCAAGATGAAAACGACGAAACGATCCAAATCGTTCTGAAGAACGAGAAACAGGCCGAGTCGGTTCCGCGTTCAAAAGTCACCAAGGTCGAACGGCACGGTCGCCCCGTCCTGATCGGGACGGTCAGCATTGAAAAGAGCGAACGCTTGAGCCAGTTGCTGGAACGCCGTGGCATCCAACACGACGTTCTGAATGCGAAGAATCACGGTCGTGAAGCAGAAATCGTTTCGCAGGCCGGTCGCCTGGGGGCCGTCACGATCGCGACCAACATGGCCGGTCGGGGCACCGACATTATCTTGGGCGGTAATCCCGAGACGATGGCCTGGGCCCAGTTGCAACACAAATACGCAACGCGTTTGGATGTCCCCGACGACGAATGGAATGCGTTGGTCAAAGAAATTGACCAGCGTGAAAACATGTCGGTCGAAGGCCAGCAGGTTCGCGAAATCGGCGGGCTGTATGTGCTGGGGACCGAGCGTCACGAATCGCGACGGATCGACTTGCAGCTTCGTGGACGTTGTGGTCGACAGGGTGATCCCGGTTCCAGTCGCTTCTTCCTGTCGTTGGAAGATGATTTGATGCGGATCTTTGCCGGCGATTTCGTCAAGAGCATGATGGAACGTCTGGGAATGAAGGAAGGCGAAGCGATCGAATCATCGCTGGTCACCCGACGTATCGCCGCGGCACAAAAGAAGGTCGAAGAACGCAACTTCGAAATTCGAAAGAGTCTGTTGGACTATGACGAAGTCATGGACGAACAGCGGAAACGCGTTTACCGGTATCGCCAAAACCTGTTGGACGGACACAGCAGCCGCCAAATGGTGCTGGAACTGATTCATGGTCAAATCGACAAGTTTGTCGAAACCTTCTTGGATCCCGACTATGGCGTCGAATCATTTGCCGCGTTCGCCGGTGCCCAACTGAAGTGCCAGTTGGACCCACGCGAATTCCGCAACATGGATTTCGATATGGCGGATTCGTATGCCAAGGATCAGGCCGAGCGAGCATCGGAAGTGACCGTCAACGAAGCGGTCGAAGAAAACCTGCCTGAGGGCATGGAAGACGAATGGAACTGGAAAGCGTTGACCCACTGGGCCAACACGCGGCTGGAAGCCAATTACCAGGACCACCAGCTGAAACGGATGGATCGCGATGACATGATCGACGAGTTCATCGAAAAGGCACATGCACTGGTTGAAAAGACTGATCTGTCCGAAGGCCAACCGTTGCTGGATGCCGATTTCGGGCTGCGAACCCTGTGCGCTTGGATGCGACACAAGTTCGGCATCGAAGTCACGCCGGAAGAATTTCGGGAAGTCGAGGATCGTCGCCAAGTCGCCGCTGCGTTGATGAAGCGGGCCGAAGATGCCTATGCGGAAAAGGAAGCGGAGTACCCGGTGCTGACCGGCATTTCACGCTTCACGCAAAAACAGGGCGCGCAGGTATCCCTGGATCGCGAGGGCTTGGTCGATTGGGTCCGCGGACGATTCAAAGTTGAATTGCCCGTCGACGATGTCAAGCTGAACCGCGACGATCTGAAAGCGCAGTTGGTCCAGTACAGCCGAGACGCGATCGGCGATGTCGAAAGCCAACAGTCCGCCGCCCAGCAGCGGTTGAAGGACCTGTTTAGTAACGCAGACGATTCGACCACCGCGGCTGTCGCCGCCGGCGGTAACGGCACCCTGTCGACGATGGCCAAGTGGTTGGAAGAGGATTTGAACCACCACACACCGTCCGAAGACTTGGCACGGATGACGCGGAAGGAAATGGAATTGACCGTCAGCGGCGCGCTGGACGATCGATTCCACCCCGAAATGCGTCGGATGGAACGGCATATCTTGCTGAACATCGTCGACGAAGCCTGGAAGAATCACCTGCTGACGATGGACCATTTACGCAGCAGCGTCGGCTTGAAAGGCTATGCCCAAATGGATCCCAAGGTCGAATACAAACGCGAAGGCATGCGTTTGTTCGACGCCATGTGGGAAAACATCGGCGAACGAGTCACCGACTTGATCTTCCGCATGGAGTCGTTCAACGAAGACTTCATCCGCAGCACTTGGGTCGATGCACGCACGGCCAAGGAATCCGCACCCGCCCCGCAAAGCCAAGCCCAGGAAGTGGCCCAGCAAAGCAATGAATCCGGCGGCGGCGAAGATTCGAAAGCCGAACCGATCCGCCGGCAAGGTCCGCGGATCGGTCGAAACGATCCGTGCCCCTGTGGAAGCGGAAAGAAGTACAAGTCGTGCTGCATGCGGAAGACCGTCGAATAA
- a CDS encoding 3-deoxy-D-manno-octulosonic acid transferase: MFANFVYLLMLALASPWILYRVIAHGRYRRGGRQKLFGLSPGDAKRLRGDDKPCIWFHAVSVGEVNLLSSLVPAVQDALPPFRMLVSTSTDTGFDLAVDRFGADRVFFCPLDFSWAVKSTIRRLRPQMLVLTELELWPNLIRCSEKLGVPVAVVNGRLSATSARRYQQFSWFLRLTFQRIDWLGAQDESAAQRFRDCGCSEVDVTGSLKFDGAPDNRDDPRVLALADWAGVAPWQRVWCVGSTQAGEEAMALAVYQDLAPKHPELRLILVPRHQQRFDEVAQLVEDSGLSLRRRSRSSDAVSDAWDADTVILVDTIGELRQWWGVSQIATVGGSFGDRGGQNMLEPAGYGCAVSFGPNTKNFAAIAGGLLKVQGAVRVQDEKELNQFVRRCLDDVPSADRLGINARQYVAQHQGATGRTVDAMKRLLQLRAG; the protein is encoded by the coding sequence ATGTTCGCCAATTTCGTCTATTTGTTGATGCTGGCGTTGGCGTCGCCGTGGATCTTGTATCGCGTCATTGCTCATGGTCGGTACCGACGTGGCGGGCGACAGAAACTGTTTGGATTATCACCCGGCGATGCCAAACGATTGCGCGGCGATGACAAGCCGTGCATTTGGTTTCATGCCGTTAGCGTTGGCGAAGTCAATTTGCTGTCCAGCCTGGTGCCCGCGGTTCAGGACGCGTTGCCACCGTTCCGCATGCTGGTCAGCACGTCCACGGATACCGGATTCGACTTGGCGGTGGACCGTTTCGGAGCGGACCGTGTGTTCTTTTGTCCGCTGGATTTTTCCTGGGCGGTGAAGTCGACGATCCGCCGATTGCGTCCTCAAATGTTGGTGTTGACGGAGCTGGAGCTTTGGCCCAACTTGATCCGGTGCAGCGAAAAACTGGGCGTGCCCGTTGCGGTCGTCAACGGCCGGCTGAGTGCGACCAGCGCTCGTCGCTATCAACAGTTCAGCTGGTTTTTGAGACTCACGTTCCAGCGTATCGACTGGTTGGGAGCACAAGACGAATCCGCGGCCCAGCGTTTTCGTGATTGTGGATGTTCGGAAGTGGATGTCACCGGTTCGCTTAAGTTCGATGGTGCGCCGGATAACCGTGACGATCCCAGGGTGCTAGCGCTGGCGGATTGGGCCGGCGTCGCGCCCTGGCAACGAGTGTGGTGCGTCGGCAGTACGCAGGCCGGTGAAGAAGCGATGGCCTTGGCGGTGTACCAAGATCTTGCACCGAAGCACCCCGAGCTACGTTTGATCTTGGTTCCGCGTCATCAACAACGATTCGACGAAGTCGCCCAGCTAGTCGAAGATTCGGGGCTTTCATTGCGGCGACGCAGTCGATCGTCCGATGCCGTATCCGATGCCTGGGATGCCGATACCGTCATCCTGGTGGATACCATCGGCGAATTACGCCAGTGGTGGGGCGTCAGCCAGATTGCGACGGTTGGTGGCAGCTTTGGTGATCGTGGTGGTCAAAACATGCTGGAACCGGCCGGCTATGGGTGCGCCGTTTCTTTCGGACCGAATACTAAGAATTTTGCAGCGATCGCAGGCGGATTGTTGAAAGTCCAAGGGGCCGTGCGTGTTCAGGACGAAAAAGAATTGAACCAATTCGTTCGGCGGTGTCTGGATGACGTGCCGTCGGCTGATCGCTTGGGCATCAACGCGCGTCAGTACGTGGCCCAGCATCAGGGGGCGACCGGCCGAACCGTGGATGCAATGAAACGCCTGCTGCAGCTTCGGGCTGGCTAA
- a CDS encoding Spy/CpxP family protein refolding chaperone, with translation MKLTRLTALVLCVAVMALIASDVSAQGGRGGRGGGGFGGRGGGPGGPGGFGGRGGGPGGGGGMLQLLRIDEVRSELDLMDDQVQTLEKVGRDIAEEMRGDMPNFRDMSDEERQEAFAKMQEMREKAEKKTREQLEEVLFPEQYDRLKQINIQAQGINALRDAEVVKELGLSDEQKEKIRKVGENLRDGIQEKIAEARESGDRDKMREAMQEAFAGMQEKLETETLAVLTSEQKKKFEEMKGKPFEMPERRGGFGGGRGGFGGPGGGPGGGRGGRDGGGRGGRDGGGRPE, from the coding sequence ATGAAATTGACGCGTCTGACCGCCTTGGTCCTGTGCGTTGCTGTGATGGCATTGATCGCATCTGATGTTTCGGCCCAAGGCGGACGTGGCGGCCGCGGCGGTGGCGGTTTCGGAGGCCGTGGCGGCGGTCCGGGAGGCCCCGGCGGTTTTGGCGGTCGTGGTGGCGGTCCCGGCGGCGGCGGCGGAATGCTGCAACTGCTGCGAATCGATGAAGTTCGCAGCGAACTGGATCTGATGGACGATCAGGTCCAAACGCTGGAAAAGGTCGGCCGTGACATCGCGGAAGAAATGCGTGGCGACATGCCCAATTTCCGCGACATGAGCGATGAGGAGCGCCAAGAGGCCTTCGCCAAGATGCAAGAAATGCGTGAAAAGGCGGAAAAGAAGACTCGCGAGCAACTGGAAGAAGTCCTGTTTCCCGAGCAGTACGACCGCCTGAAGCAGATCAACATCCAAGCCCAAGGCATCAACGCACTGCGTGACGCTGAAGTTGTCAAAGAACTGGGTTTGAGCGACGAGCAAAAGGAAAAGATCCGCAAGGTCGGCGAAAATTTGCGTGACGGCATCCAGGAAAAGATTGCCGAAGCCCGTGAATCGGGTGATCGCGACAAGATGCGTGAAGCGATGCAGGAAGCCTTTGCCGGCATGCAAGAAAAGCTGGAAACCGAAACCCTTGCCGTGCTGACCAGCGAGCAAAAGAAAAAATTCGAAGAAATGAAGGGCAAGCCTTTTGAAATGCCCGAACGCCGTGGCGGATTCGGCGGTGGCCGCGGCGGATTCGGTGGCCCCGGTGGCGGACCCGGAGGTGGTCGTGGCGGACGCGACGGCGGTGGCCGTGGCGGACGCGATGGCGGTGGCCGACCCGAGTAA
- a CDS encoding fasciclin domain-containing protein: protein MKRFMLTLAALMIVPAVAKADDHKSGEHAQKNIVETAVGADGFKTLVAAVKAGGLVETLSGEGPFTVFAPTDDAFGKLPKGTLETLLKPENKDQLVAILKYHVVAAKVPAAKVVKLDSAKTLNGNVKIEVTDEGVILNDKVKVVKTDIMCSNGVIHVIDAVLLPSKD from the coding sequence ATGAAGCGTTTCATGCTGACCCTGGCCGCCCTGATGATCGTTCCCGCCGTCGCCAAAGCCGACGATCACAAGAGCGGTGAACACGCACAGAAGAACATTGTCGAAACCGCCGTTGGTGCCGACGGCTTCAAGACCCTGGTCGCCGCCGTCAAGGCGGGGGGATTGGTCGAAACCCTGAGCGGTGAAGGCCCGTTCACGGTCTTCGCACCGACCGACGACGCGTTCGGCAAGCTGCCCAAGGGAACCTTGGAAACCTTGCTGAAGCCCGAGAATAAGGACCAACTGGTCGCAATTCTGAAATATCACGTCGTTGCCGCAAAGGTCCCGGCCGCCAAGGTTGTGAAGTTGGATTCGGCGAAGACCTTGAACGGAAACGTCAAGATCGAAGTCACCGACGAAGGTGTGATCCTGAACGACAAAGTCAAGGTCGTGAAGACCGACATCATGTGCAGCAATGGCGTGATCCACGTCATCGACGCGGTCCTGCTGCCCTCCAAGGACTGA
- a CDS encoding TlpA disulfide reductase family protein: MTMLAAGCGQGVGDGTADNKSTSESVANTESATDASKTVAEPAARDETASAKKSEPEIRYEPWPAIEKRIQTGGKITVVDFWSLSCEPCLRELPALAELARERDDEFDFVAIAVDFDGRLTKPPETYEPKIRAVLTALDATFESYLCETASDTVFQAIDIPSIPAVFVYGADGKLLKKFVDTGDTAGFTYHDDVIPYLDELTSDS, translated from the coding sequence ATGACGATGCTGGCCGCTGGGTGTGGCCAAGGGGTCGGCGACGGGACCGCCGACAACAAATCGACCAGTGAATCTGTTGCGAACACTGAATCGGCAACCGACGCCTCGAAGACGGTGGCCGAGCCCGCCGCCCGCGACGAAACGGCGTCCGCCAAGAAAAGCGAACCGGAGATCCGGTACGAGCCATGGCCGGCAATCGAGAAACGAATTCAAACCGGCGGCAAGATCACCGTGGTCGATTTCTGGTCCCTGTCTTGCGAACCTTGTTTGAGAGAACTGCCGGCGCTGGCGGAGTTGGCCAGGGAACGAGACGATGAATTTGACTTCGTTGCCATCGCCGTCGACTTCGATGGACGTCTGACCAAACCACCGGAAACCTATGAGCCCAAAATCCGCGCCGTTCTAACGGCCCTGGATGCAACGTTCGAAAGCTATCTGTGCGAAACAGCAAGCGACACCGTTTTCCAAGCCATTGACATTCCGTCGATTCCCGCCGTGTTCGTCTACGGGGCCGACGGCAAGCTGTTGAAGAAATTCGTCGACACCGGAGACACAGCGGGCTTCACCTATCATGACGACGTCATCCCCTACTTGGATGAACTGACATCTGATTCCTAA
- a CDS encoding sigma-70 family RNA polymerase sigma factor produces the protein MTSLPPGPPADSDPTSMSTAQLLVASQRGDNEAFGRLLDQYRGYLLMLAHRYLSERLRRRIDPLDLVQWTYLEAKRDLHQFRGTTPAEFAAWLRGMLKHNVASAVTRHVTTQKRSLKREVTVGDLKQGSDAAWIQQMPGSTTSPSGVAIRGEAVLELLNALHSLPETQAEAIRLRYMEGLPLSQITERMGKSETAVAGLLKRGLRKLRDHFQSQSSPWW, from the coding sequence ATGACCAGCCTTCCGCCAGGCCCGCCGGCCGATTCCGACCCCACGTCGATGTCGACGGCCCAGTTGTTAGTGGCGTCCCAGCGAGGTGACAACGAAGCGTTCGGTCGATTGTTGGATCAGTACCGTGGTTACCTGTTGATGTTGGCTCATCGTTATTTGTCGGAACGATTGCGACGACGGATCGACCCGCTGGACTTGGTCCAGTGGACGTACCTGGAAGCCAAACGGGATCTGCATCAGTTTCGTGGCACGACGCCGGCGGAATTTGCCGCATGGTTGCGTGGCATGTTGAAACACAACGTGGCGTCGGCGGTCACGCGGCACGTGACGACACAAAAAAGATCGCTGAAACGCGAAGTTACCGTTGGCGATTTGAAGCAAGGGTCCGATGCCGCGTGGATCCAACAGATGCCGGGCAGCACCACCAGTCCCAGCGGTGTGGCGATCCGGGGCGAAGCGGTCTTGGAATTGTTAAACGCGTTGCACAGCTTGCCGGAAACACAAGCCGAAGCGATTCGTTTGCGGTATATGGAAGGCTTGCCGCTTTCGCAGATCACCGAACGCATGGGAAAATCTGAAACCGCCGTCGCCGGTTTGTTAAAGCGTGGCTTGCGCAAGCTGCGCGATCATTTTCAATCGCAAAGTAGTCCCTGGTGGTGA